One genomic segment of Tripterygium wilfordii isolate XIE 37 chromosome 9, ASM1340144v1, whole genome shotgun sequence includes these proteins:
- the LOC120006669 gene encoding polygalacturonase-like encodes MAAYTYTSSVVLFVLFFTCFLLGAFAAQYSVVTFGATPDGTTDSTEAFMAAWAQACGSTSPATIYVPKGSFLLGNLDLKGPCKNTAVVVQIDGTLVAPSDLNADNWVIFRDVSGVTVSGGTLDGQGSSLWACKASGKSCNQGATSLEFTNSDNIVIGGLTSLNSKMFHIVINGCHNVKLQGVKVSASGNSPNTDGIHVQGSTGVTISNARIATGDDCVSVGPDTTNLWIENVACGPGHGISIGSLGKEAQEAGVQNVTVTSAQFSGTENGVRIKSWGRASNGFARNILFQHCTMTSVQNPIVIDQNYCPDDKGCPGEASGVKISDVVYQDIHGSSATEVAVKLDCSNKNPCSGITMEDVKLTYKNKPAQASCVNAGGTDSGPVAACL; translated from the exons ATGGCAGCATATACTTATACTAGTTCAGTTGTCTTATTTGTGCTTTTCTTCACATGCTTTCTTTTAGGAGCATTTGCAGCACAATACAGTGTGGTCACTTTTGGAGCAACACCAGATGGCACCACTGACTCAACTGAGGCCTTCATGGCTGCATGGGCTCAAGCATGTGGCTCAACAAGCCCAGCCACCATTTATGTCCCCAAAGGAAGCTTCTTGCTTGGCAATTTGGATTTGAAGGGTCCTTGCAAGAATACTGCCGTTGTTGTTCAAATTGATGGAACACTTGTGGCTCCTTCTGACTTGAATGCTGACAATTGGGTCATCTTCAGGGATGTCAGCGGTGTCACCGTCTCCGGAGGGACACTCGACGGCCAAGGCTCATCCTTGTGGGCTTGCAAGGCTTCCGGGAAGAGCTGCAACCAAGGCGCTACG TCACTGGAATTCACAAATTCAGACAACATAGTGATCGGAGGATTAACATCCTTAAACAGCAAAATGTTCCACATTGTCATCAATGGCTGCCACAATGTGAAATTGCAAGGAGTAAAGGTGTCCGCCTCAGGAAATAGCCCAAACACTGACGGTATTCACGTCCAGGGATCCACCGGCGTCACAATCTCAAATGCCAGGATTGCAACTGGCGACGATTGTGTCTCCGTCGGCCCTGACACCACCAACCTCTGGATTGAAAACGTCGCTTGTGGCCCCGGTCATGGCATCAG TATTGGAAGTTTAGGGAAGGAGGCTCAAGAGGCTGGGGTACAAAATGTGACAGTAACCAGTGCTCAATTTAGTGGAACGGAGAATGGAGTGAGAATCAAGTCTTGGGGAAGAGCAAGTAATGGCTTTGCCAGGAACATTTTGTTCCAACATTGCACCATGACCAGTGTTCAAAACCCGATAGTCATCGACCAAAATTATTGCCCCGACGACAAAGGTTGTCCCGGAGAGGCTTCTGGAGTTAAGATAAGCGATGTGGTATACCAAGACATCCATGGATCGTCGGCGACAGAGGTTGCAGTGAAGTTGGATTGTAGCAATAAGAACCCATGTAGTGGTATTACAATGGAGGATGTGAAGCTTACTTACAAGAACAAACCAGCTCAAGCCTCCTGTGTTAATGCTGGTGGAACTGATTCGGGTCCTGTTGCAGCCTGCTTGTAG